In Arthrobacter sp. PAMC25284, a single genomic region encodes these proteins:
- a CDS encoding HAD family hydrolase has translation MTSLTATSAAGNDDRRNTHDKLMVALDVDGTLVNHDGHMSVPVREAAQAVVAAGHHVMIATGRSLKATLPIIEHIGIDNGYAVCCNGGVTLRLDSGLVDGYEILHKATFDPGPALRALRQQLPTAKYALEDEDGNFLSTERFQDASFGVEAIGVDFQTMLDATAVRVVVFSAENTPEEFDAAIRHIGLDGVTYSVGWTAWLDIAAAGVTKASALERIRGHLDIGTHRTVAVGDGRNDIEMLNWAGRGVAMGQAPVEVIAAADEVTKSVFEDGAAHVLRSLL, from the coding sequence ATGACTTCATTGACTGCAACCTCAGCCGCCGGCAACGATGACCGGCGAAACACGCACGACAAACTGATGGTCGCCCTGGACGTCGACGGTACCCTCGTCAACCACGATGGTCACATGTCGGTTCCGGTGCGGGAGGCCGCCCAGGCAGTGGTGGCTGCAGGCCATCACGTGATGATCGCCACCGGCCGCTCGCTCAAAGCCACGCTGCCGATTATCGAGCACATCGGCATCGACAACGGCTACGCCGTCTGCTGCAACGGCGGCGTGACCCTCCGCCTCGACTCCGGGCTCGTCGACGGCTACGAGATCCTCCACAAGGCCACCTTCGACCCCGGACCCGCGCTCCGTGCCCTGCGCCAGCAGCTTCCCACGGCCAAGTATGCGCTCGAGGACGAGGACGGCAATTTCCTCTCCACCGAACGTTTCCAGGATGCCAGCTTCGGCGTCGAGGCGATCGGCGTCGACTTCCAGACCATGCTCGACGCGACCGCCGTCCGCGTCGTGGTCTTCAGCGCCGAGAACACCCCTGAGGAGTTCGACGCGGCGATCCGCCACATCGGCCTCGACGGGGTGACCTACTCGGTGGGCTGGACCGCCTGGCTGGACATTGCCGCCGCCGGGGTCACCAAAGCCAGTGCGCTGGAGCGGATCCGCGGTCACCTGGACATTGGCACGCACCGCACGGTCGCCGTCGGCGACGGCCGCAATGACATCGAAATGCTGAACTGGGCCGGCCGCGGCGTGGCAATGGGCCAGGCGCCCGTGGAAGTGATCGCCGCCGCGGACGAGGTCACCAAGTCGGTATTCGAAGACGGCGCGGCCCACGTGCTGCGCAGCCTCCTCTAG
- the serS gene encoding serine--tRNA ligase — MIDVKDLSENPDKFRASQRARGADESVVDAVIAADAARRAALINFENLRAEQNAYGKKVAQAKGEEKQALLAEVKVLAASVKAASAEADTAQAAQEELLRTIPNLVEDGVPAGGEDDYIVVKTVGTPREFPDFEPKDHLEIGELIGAIDMERGAKVSGSRFYFLRGVGARLEMALLQMAMAQAIDAGFIPMITPTLVRPETMQGTGFDVKHDAEIYRLAEDDLYLVGTSEVPLAGYHADEILDLSGGPIRFAGQSSCYRREAGSHGKDTRGIIRVHQFNKVEMFIYTTVEEAAAEHARLLAWEEEMLAKCELPYRVIDTAAGDLGSSAARKFDCEAWVPTQGAYRELTSTSNCTTFQARRLNIRERVVNEAGASKGTRAVATLNGTLATTRWIVAILEHHQNPDGSVNVPAALQPYLGGMTVLPVL, encoded by the coding sequence GTGATCGACGTAAAAGACCTCAGCGAAAATCCGGACAAGTTCCGTGCCAGCCAGCGCGCCCGCGGCGCCGACGAATCCGTGGTGGACGCGGTCATCGCGGCCGACGCCGCCCGGCGTGCGGCGCTGATCAACTTCGAAAACCTGCGGGCGGAACAGAACGCCTACGGCAAGAAGGTCGCCCAAGCCAAGGGCGAGGAAAAGCAGGCCCTGCTTGCTGAGGTGAAGGTCCTCGCGGCGTCCGTCAAGGCAGCCTCTGCCGAGGCCGATACCGCCCAGGCCGCCCAGGAGGAACTGCTCCGAACAATCCCCAACCTCGTCGAGGACGGCGTCCCGGCAGGCGGCGAGGACGACTACATCGTGGTCAAGACGGTCGGCACGCCGCGGGAGTTCCCTGATTTTGAGCCGAAGGACCACCTGGAAATCGGCGAGCTGATCGGCGCCATTGACATGGAGCGCGGCGCCAAGGTCTCTGGTTCGCGTTTCTACTTCCTTCGGGGCGTCGGTGCGCGGCTTGAAATGGCGCTGCTGCAAATGGCGATGGCACAGGCCATCGACGCCGGGTTCATTCCCATGATCACCCCCACGCTGGTCCGGCCGGAGACGATGCAGGGCACCGGATTCGATGTCAAGCACGACGCTGAGATCTACCGCCTGGCCGAAGACGACCTCTACCTGGTGGGAACGTCCGAGGTGCCCCTCGCGGGCTATCACGCCGACGAGATCCTGGACCTCTCCGGCGGCCCCATCCGCTTTGCCGGGCAGAGCTCGTGCTACCGGCGCGAGGCCGGTTCGCACGGGAAGGACACCCGCGGCATCATCCGCGTGCACCAATTCAACAAGGTGGAGATGTTTATCTACACCACCGTTGAGGAGGCTGCCGCCGAACACGCGCGCCTGCTCGCCTGGGAAGAGGAGATGCTGGCCAAGTGCGAGCTTCCCTACCGCGTGATCGATACCGCCGCCGGTGATCTGGGCAGCTCCGCGGCCCGCAAGTTTGACTGCGAAGCCTGGGTCCCCACCCAGGGCGCATACCGGGAACTGACATCGACGTCGAACTGCACCACGTTCCAGGCCCGTCGCCTCAACATCCGCGAACGCGTCGTTAACGAGGCCGGTGCGTCCAAAGGCACCCGGGCCGTGGCCACGCTCAACGGCACCCTCGCCACGACCCGTTGGATCGTGGCCATCCTCGAGCACCACCAGAACCCGGACGGCTCCGTCAACGTCCCTGCGGCCCTGCAGCCGTATCTCGGCGGAATGACTGTCCTGCCCGTCCTCTGA
- the pheA gene encoding prephenate dehydratase: protein MPASPVTYTFLGPEGTFTEAALMQVPGAADAIRIPSSNVNAALDRVREGSVDAAMVPIENSVEGGVTATLDAIATGQELRILREALVPISFVLVARPGTRIGDIRRISTHGHAWAQCRLWAEKNIPDAEYIPGSSTAAAAMGLLDDVVHYDAAICAPIVAGEQPGLAVLAKNIGDNPGAVTRFVLVGRPGELPERTGADKTTVVVPLPEDRPGALMEILDQFATRGVNLSRIESRPTGQYLGHYFFSIDADGHVADARVADALAGLHRISPATRFLGSYSRADGVRTEVERHTSDRAFRAAHSWVNEILDSTSAEPEYTPQASPKS from the coding sequence ATGCCCGCCTCACCCGTCACCTATACGTTCCTGGGCCCCGAAGGCACCTTCACCGAGGCGGCCCTGATGCAGGTCCCGGGCGCTGCGGACGCCATCCGCATCCCGTCCTCGAACGTGAATGCGGCACTGGACCGGGTCCGAGAAGGCTCGGTCGATGCGGCCATGGTGCCGATCGAAAACTCCGTCGAGGGCGGTGTCACCGCGACCCTCGACGCAATAGCGACCGGTCAGGAACTGCGGATCCTCCGTGAGGCACTTGTGCCGATCAGCTTCGTGCTGGTGGCCAGGCCGGGGACCCGGATCGGGGACATCCGCCGCATCTCCACCCACGGCCATGCCTGGGCGCAATGCAGGCTCTGGGCCGAGAAGAATATTCCCGATGCGGAATACATCCCGGGTTCGTCGACGGCTGCGGCAGCCATGGGACTTCTCGACGACGTCGTGCACTACGACGCCGCCATCTGCGCTCCAATTGTGGCCGGCGAGCAGCCAGGGCTGGCCGTCCTGGCCAAAAATATTGGCGACAACCCGGGTGCAGTCACCCGGTTCGTGCTGGTCGGCCGCCCCGGCGAACTTCCTGAGCGTACCGGCGCGGACAAGACCACGGTGGTGGTTCCGCTGCCCGAGGACCGGCCCGGCGCGCTGATGGAAATCCTGGACCAGTTCGCCACCCGCGGCGTGAACCTGAGCCGGATCGAATCCCGGCCGACCGGGCAGTACCTGGGGCACTACTTCTTCAGCATCGACGCTGACGGACACGTGGCCGACGCGAGGGTTGCCGATGCCCTCGCCGGTTTGCACCGGATCAGCCCTGCCACCCGGTTCCTTGGTTCCTACTCCCGGGCGGACGGCGTCCGGACGGAGGTCGAACGGCACACGTCGGACCGGGCCTTCCGTGCGGCCCACTCCTGGGTGAATGAAATTCTTGATTCGACATCAGCGGAGCCCGAATATACTCCGCAGGCTTCGCCTAAATCGTAG
- a CDS encoding diacylglycerol kinase family protein, producing MRDWLLYLTIAGLLAFAVSSWWGVRRLKAKHTRRAVWEETHRPEPGNQRVAVVMNPIKARSAEARRLIEAACARAGWEAPRFFETTASDPGFSQARAALESGADVVLVGGGDGTVRVVAEVLAGTGTAMALIPLGTGNLLARNIHLEVNDLSGNVHAALFGHQRFIDSARMRVENDRTGESAEHVFLVIAGIGMDAEVVRDTNDGLKKAVGWLAYTEAGVRHLPGRRKKVSIALDDLPAQSRKIRSVLFANCGLVPGGIDFIPQAMIDDGMLDVVVMSPRSAIGWVAMSTKIVFKHKRTLPVMTYYRSGKVTIRCTEPMPTQIDGDTSGRATKVTVQIDPASLLIRVKDGIDQV from the coding sequence ATGCGCGACTGGCTGCTGTATCTCACCATTGCTGGACTTCTGGCTTTCGCCGTCTCCAGCTGGTGGGGCGTGCGCCGGCTGAAAGCCAAACACACCCGCAGGGCCGTCTGGGAGGAAACCCATCGCCCGGAGCCCGGGAACCAGCGGGTCGCGGTTGTAATGAACCCGATCAAGGCCAGATCAGCGGAGGCCCGGAGACTGATCGAAGCCGCGTGCGCCAGGGCCGGCTGGGAAGCACCGCGGTTCTTCGAGACAACCGCCTCGGATCCCGGATTTTCGCAGGCGCGGGCAGCCTTGGAGTCCGGGGCCGACGTCGTCCTCGTGGGCGGGGGCGACGGTACCGTCCGCGTCGTGGCCGAGGTTCTGGCCGGCACGGGGACCGCCATGGCCCTGATTCCGCTCGGCACGGGCAACCTCCTGGCCCGGAACATTCACCTGGAGGTCAACGACCTGTCGGGTAATGTTCACGCGGCACTGTTCGGGCACCAGCGCTTCATCGACTCAGCGCGGATGCGGGTCGAAAATGATCGGACCGGGGAATCCGCGGAGCATGTCTTTCTGGTCATCGCCGGAATCGGCATGGACGCGGAAGTGGTCCGGGACACCAACGACGGGCTGAAGAAAGCGGTGGGCTGGCTGGCCTACACCGAGGCCGGTGTCAGGCACCTGCCGGGCCGCCGGAAGAAAGTCTCAATTGCGCTCGATGACCTGCCGGCGCAGAGCCGCAAGATCCGCAGCGTACTCTTCGCGAACTGCGGACTGGTGCCTGGCGGGATCGACTTCATCCCCCAGGCCATGATTGATGATGGCATGCTGGACGTTGTAGTGATGAGTCCGCGGAGCGCAATCGGTTGGGTCGCCATGTCCACAAAGATTGTCTTCAAGCACAAGCGGACTTTGCCCGTTATGACCTATTACCGCTCGGGGAAGGTGACGATCCGTTGTACTGAGCCGATGCCTACCCAGATTGACGGGGATACCTCGGGCAGGGCCACGAAGGTCACTGTGCAGATTGATCCGGCGTCGCTGCTGATCCGGGTCAAGGACGGCATTGATCAGGTCTAG
- the dacB gene encoding D-alanyl-D-alanine carboxypeptidase/D-alanyl-D-alanine-endopeptidase has product MKRRARRTGADPTSGLLRGYLPLVLPVLIIAALAFPAGIALAPALRGTDRTPDAVTAVPWQQLPTALASPGSATHGLAGRLSGDAPLPDAGPLTALLNGTLQADGGGSITGIVQDAATGQVVFDRAGDEARIPASNMKIFTAGAALRTLGPERRFGTSVAAGPTPGSVVLTGGGDVLLGAGESAPGAVLGRAGLATLARSTVRALQSDGVTGELTVLLDDSLFTGPPLSAAWSPDDVAAGEIAPLYPLALNSARFDPARLTGPRPQDPAMAAAESFAGRLAAEAAAAPDAGLSVAPGVVRSPGAGPNPDPGARVLAEVQSATVGQQVELLLRTSDNYLAEAIGRMTALAAGKPGSNDGAIAALLAQLADLGIPTDTLHAADVSGLALANRVSARQLAGMVRTMTSGEDARLRAALPGFPVAALTGTLGERFRGGNTAAGAGLVRAKTGTLNTVSALSGYVVDADGRLLVFAFIGNGLSPGADNKPVLDRSAAVLARCGCR; this is encoded by the coding sequence ATGAAACGCAGAGCGCGCCGGACCGGCGCGGACCCGACGTCGGGGCTGCTGCGAGGGTACCTCCCGCTGGTGCTCCCGGTCCTGATCATCGCGGCACTGGCCTTCCCGGCGGGTATCGCACTCGCCCCGGCCCTGCGCGGCACGGACCGGACCCCGGACGCTGTCACCGCCGTGCCTTGGCAGCAGCTCCCCACGGCACTGGCTTCGCCCGGCAGCGCAACACATGGCCTGGCCGGAAGGCTCAGTGGTGATGCGCCCCTCCCGGACGCCGGCCCGCTGACGGCCCTGCTGAACGGGACGCTCCAGGCCGACGGCGGCGGGTCAATCACCGGTATCGTCCAGGATGCCGCGACCGGACAAGTAGTTTTTGACCGCGCCGGCGACGAGGCCCGTATTCCTGCCTCAAATATGAAGATCTTCACTGCCGGAGCGGCCCTGCGGACGCTGGGCCCGGAGCGCCGGTTCGGCACAAGCGTCGCGGCCGGCCCCACCCCCGGTTCGGTCGTTCTGACCGGAGGCGGAGACGTGTTGCTCGGCGCGGGTGAATCCGCCCCCGGCGCGGTCCTGGGCCGCGCAGGACTGGCGACCCTCGCCCGGTCCACCGTCCGGGCCCTCCAGTCCGACGGCGTCACCGGGGAGCTCACCGTCCTGCTGGACGACTCCCTCTTCACGGGTCCGCCGCTGAGCGCGGCGTGGAGCCCCGACGATGTGGCCGCCGGCGAGATCGCGCCGCTGTACCCCCTGGCGCTGAACTCTGCACGGTTCGACCCGGCCCGGCTCACCGGCCCGCGCCCCCAGGACCCCGCCATGGCCGCCGCCGAGTCCTTCGCCGGCCGGCTCGCGGCCGAGGCGGCAGCCGCCCCGGACGCCGGACTGTCCGTGGCGCCCGGCGTCGTGCGCTCCCCGGGGGCCGGGCCGAATCCGGATCCCGGGGCGCGGGTCCTGGCGGAAGTCCAGTCAGCGACGGTCGGGCAGCAGGTGGAGCTGCTGCTCCGGACTTCGGACAACTATCTCGCCGAGGCGATCGGCCGGATGACGGCGCTCGCAGCGGGCAAACCGGGGAGCAACGACGGCGCCATCGCGGCACTGCTGGCGCAACTGGCCGACCTGGGAATTCCGACGGATACCCTGCACGCCGCTGATGTCTCCGGCCTGGCCCTGGCCAACCGGGTTTCGGCCCGGCAGCTCGCCGGGATGGTCCGGACCATGACGTCAGGTGAGGACGCGCGGCTGCGCGCGGCCCTTCCGGGGTTCCCGGTGGCGGCCCTGACCGGGACCCTGGGCGAGCGGTTCCGGGGCGGGAACACCGCGGCAGGTGCCGGGCTGGTGCGCGCCAAGACGGGCACGTTGAACACGGTCAGCGCCCTCAGCGGCTACGTCGTTGACGCCGACGGCCGGTTGCTGGTCTTCGCCTTTATCGGCAATGGACTCAGCCCGGGCGCCGACAACAAACCGGTCCTGGACCGCTCCGCAGCCGTCCTGGCACGCTGCGGCTGCCGCTGA
- a CDS encoding inorganic diphosphatase, protein MKHDVTIEIPKGSRVKYEVDHETGRVRLDRVLFTSMQYPTHYGYFENTLGEDGDPLDALVLLQDFDLHPGVIVESRPIGVFNMTDDGGGDAKVLCVPVDARFDHIQEISDVSEFLIKEIEHFFTRYKDLEPGKWVKAEGWGDRAAAEAELEASIKRYVPTAH, encoded by the coding sequence ATGAAGCATGACGTGACCATCGAGATCCCCAAGGGATCCCGCGTCAAATACGAAGTCGACCATGAGACCGGCCGCGTCCGCCTGGATCGTGTCCTGTTCACCTCCATGCAGTACCCCACCCACTACGGGTACTTCGAGAACACCCTGGGCGAGGACGGCGATCCGCTGGATGCGCTGGTTCTCCTGCAGGACTTCGACCTGCACCCCGGCGTGATCGTCGAGTCCCGCCCGATCGGCGTGTTCAACATGACCGACGACGGCGGCGGCGACGCCAAGGTCCTGTGCGTCCCGGTTGACGCCCGCTTCGACCACATCCAGGAAATCTCGGATGTGAGCGAATTCCTGATCAAGGAAATCGAGCACTTCTTCACCCGTTACAAGGACCTGGAGCCCGGCAAATGGGTCAAGGCCGAGGGCTGGGGCGACCGTGCCGCCGCCGAAGCCGAGCTCGAGGCATCGATCAAGCGCTACGTGCCGACAGCTCACTGA
- a CDS encoding rhodanese-like domain-containing protein produces the protein MSDFDTVTVSGIPDGASILDVREDYEWVAGHAEGALHIPLDQLPARLDELDPDEDLYVICRTGGRSTRAAQWLVGQGYSAVNVAGGMDQWLETGMPLVSDNGLKPVVL, from the coding sequence ATGAGCGACTTCGATACCGTCACTGTCTCCGGCATTCCCGACGGGGCCAGCATCCTGGATGTCCGCGAGGACTATGAATGGGTGGCCGGCCACGCAGAGGGGGCCCTGCACATTCCGCTGGACCAGCTCCCGGCCCGGCTCGACGAGCTGGATCCCGACGAGGATCTGTATGTCATCTGCCGTACCGGCGGCCGGTCCACCCGAGCCGCCCAGTGGCTTGTAGGCCAAGGCTACTCCGCCGTCAACGTCGCCGGCGGGATGGACCAGTGGCTTGAAACCGGGATGCCGCTGGTGTCCGATAACGGACTCAAACCCGTCGTCCTGTAA
- a CDS encoding amidase, which translates to MAEIHELSAVHLRDALRSGELSARQAAEHFLDRINAENPRLGAFITVTADQALTDAGLADDFHAQRSRTGENALPPLHGMPVAFKDLTDVAGVVTTHGSAALDHRPALSDGALAAILKAAGAISLGKTQVPEFGLTAYSENHIAPPSRNPHALSRSSGGSSGGSAAAVAAGLLPFAPGSDGGGSIRIPAAACGLVGLKPGRGLVPAGESAGDAAGLVVAGPLARSAADAALLLDALVSDTNGRAPGGSPAPGYLERASREPSKLRIGVSLDSPWQRIFPFTPDREALDALAAGVKLLEAAGHETMEAPVSYDNRYPDAFTTAWTAGVGSARIAPQREALLTPLTRTFRRRAQQRSASKLNESLAFLRQFQRDTAAQYAAWDLMLMPALAQTPRPVGWFTGTGHGDGYWPATEWGKDADGDYRRQCEFAPWSSMVNVCGLPAVSIPVHWTGGAPGSGLPMGIQLIGPMGSEALLLQVAAQLGF; encoded by the coding sequence GTGGCTGAGATCCACGAGCTTTCGGCAGTGCATCTGCGCGATGCTCTGCGGTCCGGGGAGCTCTCCGCCCGGCAGGCCGCGGAGCACTTCCTGGACCGGATCAACGCAGAAAACCCGCGCCTCGGCGCGTTCATTACCGTGACTGCGGACCAGGCCCTGACGGACGCCGGATTAGCCGACGACTTCCATGCGCAGCGCTCCCGCACGGGAGAGAACGCCCTGCCGCCGCTGCACGGGATGCCGGTCGCTTTCAAAGACCTCACCGACGTGGCAGGTGTTGTGACCACGCACGGCAGCGCCGCCCTGGATCACCGGCCTGCGCTGTCCGACGGCGCCCTGGCAGCAATCCTCAAAGCTGCCGGCGCCATTTCCCTGGGCAAGACCCAGGTCCCTGAATTTGGTCTGACGGCGTACAGCGAGAACCACATCGCACCGCCGTCGCGCAACCCGCATGCGTTGAGCCGCAGCTCGGGCGGGTCCTCGGGCGGCAGCGCTGCCGCGGTCGCGGCCGGATTGCTGCCCTTCGCCCCGGGTTCGGACGGCGGCGGCTCGATCCGTATTCCGGCCGCCGCGTGCGGGCTGGTGGGCCTGAAACCCGGCCGGGGGCTTGTCCCGGCCGGTGAAAGCGCCGGAGATGCGGCCGGACTGGTCGTCGCCGGGCCGCTGGCACGATCCGCGGCTGACGCGGCATTATTGCTGGACGCACTGGTCAGCGACACCAACGGCCGCGCTCCCGGCGGGTCACCCGCACCGGGCTACCTTGAGCGGGCGTCCCGTGAACCGTCCAAGTTGCGGATCGGAGTGAGCCTGGACAGCCCTTGGCAAAGAATTTTCCCGTTCACGCCGGACCGCGAAGCGCTCGATGCCCTCGCAGCCGGAGTCAAGCTGCTGGAGGCTGCCGGACACGAAACGATGGAAGCGCCGGTCAGCTATGACAACCGCTACCCGGACGCGTTCACGACGGCCTGGACTGCCGGCGTCGGGTCCGCCCGCATCGCACCCCAGCGCGAAGCACTCCTGACACCCCTGACACGCACCTTCCGGCGCCGCGCACAGCAGCGCAGCGCCTCGAAACTGAACGAGTCCCTCGCTTTCCTGCGGCAGTTCCAACGCGACACGGCCGCCCAGTACGCCGCGTGGGACCTCATGCTGATGCCGGCCCTGGCGCAGACCCCCCGGCCCGTCGGCTGGTTCACGGGGACTGGTCACGGCGACGGGTACTGGCCTGCCACCGAATGGGGCAAAGACGCCGACGGCGATTACCGGCGGCAGTGTGAGTTTGCGCCGTGGTCTTCCATGGTCAATGTGTGCGGGCTCCCTGCCGTGAGCATTCCGGTGCACTGGACCGGCGGCGCACCGGGTTCGGGCCTGCCGATGGGAATCCAGCTCATCGGGCCGATGGGATCTGAGGCGCTCTTACTGCAAGTGGCGGCGCAGCTGGGCTTCTGA
- a CDS encoding MarR family transcriptional regulator, which yields MFTLTMNQTDSRRDGDRVPQLLKDLRHIPARLDFDRSVEDEVQGILDCPQQTVEAAMIALRSGSWYVGIGVGPVNEPLPDRIKDASGHGLVYARRAVDRLRNGKDRIPVAVEGPLADLAAESEAVLRLLGHIVHSRSPAEWRVLDLLTPGVRGQQKAVAEELGITTQAVSKAVARAQWNEEHAARPAVARLLGLILDVR from the coding sequence ATGTTCACGCTGACTATGAACCAGACCGACAGCCGGCGCGACGGCGACCGTGTGCCCCAACTCCTCAAGGACTTGCGGCACATTCCCGCGCGCCTGGACTTCGACCGTTCCGTTGAGGACGAAGTCCAAGGCATCCTGGACTGCCCGCAGCAGACGGTGGAGGCGGCCATGATCGCCCTGCGCAGCGGCAGCTGGTACGTCGGCATCGGTGTGGGCCCGGTCAATGAACCGCTGCCTGACCGGATCAAGGACGCCTCGGGCCACGGACTCGTGTACGCCCGGCGCGCCGTGGACCGGCTCCGCAACGGCAAGGACCGCATCCCGGTGGCGGTCGAGGGCCCCCTGGCCGACCTCGCGGCCGAGTCTGAGGCCGTCCTGCGCCTGCTCGGCCACATTGTGCACAGCCGCAGTCCTGCCGAGTGGCGTGTCCTGGACCTGCTGACCCCCGGGGTCCGCGGACAGCAGAAGGCGGTCGCCGAAGAACTCGGGATCACCACCCAGGCGGTCAGCAAGGCGGTGGCCCGGGCGCAATGGAACGAGGAGCACGCGGCGAGGCCCGCCGTGGCACGGCTCCTGGGCCTCATCCTCGACGTCCGCTAG
- a CDS encoding zinc-dependent metalloprotease — translation MESSARETSAPALINWELAASTAARLAPAGPTLGAAEIATAVENLRLMADISVQHVHDITGLEAARDLRDSSVLVVDRASWAKANTQSFAVMLEPAINKMLEDRRGAIAPGTANVSGAITGSQLGAILGFLSSKVLGQYDPFSALARDSTAPAGGRLLLVAPNIIAVERELNVEPADFRLWVCLHEQTHRVQFAAAPWLRHHMLDEIANLSGHLLGNVDSLMERASAAAKSLKDRTATGATPGRGVILDLLQDPEEKAALSRLTALMSLLEGHANVVMDAVDAGIVPSVKTIRQRFNDRGTDRGLIEKFIRSLLGLDAKMRQYADGSKFVREVVAAAGMSGFNRVWESAEHLPTEPEIHDSKLWLERMGL, via the coding sequence ATGGAGTCCTCTGCGCGCGAGACATCAGCCCCGGCCTTGATCAACTGGGAGCTTGCCGCTTCCACAGCCGCCCGCCTGGCGCCCGCCGGGCCAACGCTCGGTGCCGCCGAGATCGCCACCGCCGTGGAAAACCTCCGGCTCATGGCAGACATCTCCGTGCAGCACGTCCACGACATCACCGGGCTCGAGGCCGCCCGCGACCTGCGTGATTCCTCGGTCCTGGTAGTGGACCGGGCCTCCTGGGCCAAGGCCAACACGCAGAGCTTCGCGGTGATGCTCGAGCCTGCGATCAACAAAATGCTTGAGGACCGCCGCGGCGCGATCGCCCCGGGCACCGCAAACGTCAGTGGCGCCATCACCGGCAGCCAGCTCGGTGCCATCCTGGGGTTCCTCTCCAGCAAGGTCCTGGGCCAATATGACCCGTTCTCCGCCCTGGCCCGGGACTCCACAGCTCCCGCCGGCGGGCGCCTGCTGCTGGTCGCACCGAACATCATTGCCGTGGAACGTGAACTTAACGTTGAACCCGCGGACTTCAGGCTCTGGGTCTGCCTTCATGAGCAGACCCACCGGGTCCAGTTCGCTGCCGCACCATGGTTGCGGCACCACATGCTGGACGAGATCGCGAACCTCAGCGGCCATTTGCTCGGCAACGTTGATTCCCTGATGGAGCGGGCGTCTGCGGCCGCGAAATCCCTCAAGGACCGCACCGCAACCGGTGCAACGCCGGGCCGGGGCGTCATCCTGGACCTGCTGCAGGACCCGGAGGAGAAGGCCGCGCTTTCCCGCCTCACCGCGCTGATGAGCCTGCTCGAAGGCCACGCCAACGTGGTGATGGACGCCGTCGACGCCGGCATCGTCCCGTCGGTGAAGACCATCCGGCAGCGCTTCAACGACCGCGGCACGGACCGCGGCCTGATTGAGAAGTTCATCCGCAGCCTGCTGGGCCTGGATGCGAAGATGCGCCAGTACGCCGACGGCTCGAAGTTCGTCCGCGAGGTGGTGGCTGCCGCCGGCATGAGCGGCTTCAACCGGGTCTGGGAATCCGCGGAGCATCTGCCCACGGAACCTGAGATCCACGATTCGAAGCTCTGGCTTGAACGGATGGGGTTGTAA